The region CGGTCGAGCCGGGAGGGCGTTCGCCCTGGGTCAAGGACCTTTCGACCCGGAAGATCTGAATCGGAATCCGGAACGGCGGGCTGCGTCGCCCCCCGGCCAAATGATCAGATTTCTACGCTTCTGAGTGAGCGTCTACACCCAGGATGGTGTACCAGTGGTGAACCAGGTAGGAATCCCCCGGCTCGCCGGTCACTTCACGCCACTTGTGTCTACTCTGATCGAAGTCCATCGTCGTCATTCCAAGACCGGCCCCCTGGCCTCCGCCGGCGATGCCTTGCCGTCGGGAGGCCACGAGTCACGTCCCTCTTCCAGGGGAACGCGGAGCCCCCGGGCCAGGATCGATACCAGCCGCCACGTCGCCACCGCAGAGACGAGATCGATGCTCGCCTCACGGCCCAGCGTGGCCTCACATCGCGCCCAGCGTTCGTCAGAGAGGTCGCCCGTTTCGAGGAGCTCATCGGTGGCGTCGAGCACGACACGGTCGCGCTCATCGAAGAGCTCGGAGCCCCGCCAGCTGCGCAGCGCCACCAGCTCCTCGCTCGTGCAGCCGAACATCTCCTGGGCC is a window of bacterium DNA encoding:
- a CDS encoding carboxymuconolactone decarboxylase family protein; its protein translation is MSRERVEMLSPEDAARAASQVDLHELIPKLNIFRTILHRPRTAKAISDLILSLMFEAELEHRLRELVIMRIGWVTGSEYEWAQHWPLAQEMFGCTSEELVALRSWRGSELFDERDRVVLDATDELLETGDLSDERWARCEATLGREASIDLVSAVATWRLVSILARGLRVPLEEGRDSWPPDGKASPAEARGPVLE